A region from the Schistocerca serialis cubense isolate TAMUIC-IGC-003099 chromosome 1, iqSchSeri2.2, whole genome shotgun sequence genome encodes:
- the LOC126415281 gene encoding 3-hydroxyisobutyryl-CoA hydrolase, mitochondrial isoform X3 — protein sequence MICTCTFPLRLSRKHNAIRKIALCLRRQMSSTSENDVIIESVNDKGVITLNRPKALNALNLSMIRKIFPTMKNWEKEKSLVIMKGTGEKAFCAGGDVRAVTEAGIKGTNLGRDFFREEYTLNSLIGTYHIPYVAFIDGITMGGGVGLSVHGHFRVATERTLFAMPETAIGLFPDVGGSYFLPRLGGKLGLYLALTGYRLKGLDVLKAGIATHFCDSGKLVDLLDSLLKCPGTQNAVEEVLNKFSKSSTSKTSEFSLTPYMSIIDSCFSAPTVEEILERLRAEGSEWSLKTIETLNNMSPTSLKVTKKQLEEGEGKSLLDCLKMEYRLAVHACEGHDFYEGVKALLIDKGRKPNWKPSTLSEVTDEFVDAQFAPLSSGEELKL from the exons ATCTGTACCTGCACTTTTCCCTTACGTCTCAGCAGGAAACACAATGCTATTCGTAAAATAGCATTGTGTCTGAGAAGACAGATGAGTTCTACAAGTGAAAATGATGTAATTATTGAATCTGTGAACGATAAAGGAGTCATAACACTTAATCGGCCTAAAGCATTAAATGCTCTTAATTTATCTATGATACGAAAAATATTTCCAACTATGAAAAATTGGGAGAAAGAGAAGAGCTTAGTGATAATGAAAGGAACTGGTGAAAAGGCATTTTGTGCTGGAGGTGACGTAAGAGCTGTAACTGAAGCTGGTATAAAAGGTACAAACCTGGGAAGGGACTTCTTTCGTGAAGAATATACACTTAATTCTCTTATTGGCACATATCATATACCCTATGTAGCATTTATAGATGGCATAACCATGGGTGGAGGCGTGGGACTTTCAGTCCATGGTCACTTTCGTGTAGCTACAGAGAGAACTCTTTTTGCAATGCCAGAGACCGCAATTGGATTATTTCCCGATGTGGGTGGCAGTTACTTTCTTCCTCGATTAGGTGGTAAGTTGGGTTTGTATCTTGCATTGACAGGATATAGACTGAAAGGACTAGATGTTTTGAAGGCAGGCATCGCAACTCATTTCTGTGATTCCGGTAAACTTGTTGACTTGCTGGATTCACTTTTAAAGTGTCCAGGCACTCAGAATGCAGTAGAggaggtattaaataagttttcaAAATCCAGCACGTCAAAGACATCTGAATTTAGTCTTACACCATACATGTCAATAATAGATTCCTGCTTCTCAGCACCAACAGTGGAGGAGATATTAGAAAGGTTAAGAGCTGAAGGTTCAGAGTGGTCTCTGAAAACAATAGAGACCTTAAATAATATGTCTCCAACTTCATTAAAAGTTACAAAAAAACAACTAGAAGAAGGAGAAGGCAAAAGTTTATTGGACTGTCTGAAGATGGAGTACAGACTTGCTGTTCATGCATGTGAGGGTCACGACTTCTATGAAG GAGTAAAAGCATTATTGATAGACAAGGGACGAAAACCTAACTGGAAACCAAGCACTTTGTCAGAAGTTACAGATGAATTTGTAGATGCACAGTTTGCTCCATTATCCTCAGGTGAAGAATTGAAACTGTAA
- the LOC126415281 gene encoding 3-hydroxyisobutyryl-CoA hydrolase, mitochondrial isoform X1 — translation MELSLAFGKICTCTFPLRLSRKHNAIRKIALCLRRQMSSTSENDVIIESVNDKGVITLNRPKALNALNLSMIRKIFPTMKNWEKEKSLVIMKGTGEKAFCAGGDVRAVTEAGIKGTNLGRDFFREEYTLNSLIGTYHIPYVAFIDGITMGGGVGLSVHGHFRVATERTLFAMPETAIGLFPDVGGSYFLPRLGGKLGLYLALTGYRLKGLDVLKAGIATHFCDSGKLVDLLDSLLKCPGTQNAVEEVLNKFSKSSTSKTSEFSLTPYMSIIDSCFSAPTVEEILERLRAEGSEWSLKTIETLNNMSPTSLKVTKKQLEEGEGKSLLDCLKMEYRLAVHACEGHDFYEGVKALLIDKGRKPNWKPSTLSEVTDEFVDAQFAPLSSGEELKL, via the exons ATCTGTACCTGCACTTTTCCCTTACGTCTCAGCAGGAAACACAATGCTATTCGTAAAATAGCATTGTGTCTGAGAAGACAGATGAGTTCTACAAGTGAAAATGATGTAATTATTGAATCTGTGAACGATAAAGGAGTCATAACACTTAATCGGCCTAAAGCATTAAATGCTCTTAATTTATCTATGATACGAAAAATATTTCCAACTATGAAAAATTGGGAGAAAGAGAAGAGCTTAGTGATAATGAAAGGAACTGGTGAAAAGGCATTTTGTGCTGGAGGTGACGTAAGAGCTGTAACTGAAGCTGGTATAAAAGGTACAAACCTGGGAAGGGACTTCTTTCGTGAAGAATATACACTTAATTCTCTTATTGGCACATATCATATACCCTATGTAGCATTTATAGATGGCATAACCATGGGTGGAGGCGTGGGACTTTCAGTCCATGGTCACTTTCGTGTAGCTACAGAGAGAACTCTTTTTGCAATGCCAGAGACCGCAATTGGATTATTTCCCGATGTGGGTGGCAGTTACTTTCTTCCTCGATTAGGTGGTAAGTTGGGTTTGTATCTTGCATTGACAGGATATAGACTGAAAGGACTAGATGTTTTGAAGGCAGGCATCGCAACTCATTTCTGTGATTCCGGTAAACTTGTTGACTTGCTGGATTCACTTTTAAAGTGTCCAGGCACTCAGAATGCAGTAGAggaggtattaaataagttttcaAAATCCAGCACGTCAAAGACATCTGAATTTAGTCTTACACCATACATGTCAATAATAGATTCCTGCTTCTCAGCACCAACAGTGGAGGAGATATTAGAAAGGTTAAGAGCTGAAGGTTCAGAGTGGTCTCTGAAAACAATAGAGACCTTAAATAATATGTCTCCAACTTCATTAAAAGTTACAAAAAAACAACTAGAAGAAGGAGAAGGCAAAAGTTTATTGGACTGTCTGAAGATGGAGTACAGACTTGCTGTTCATGCATGTGAGGGTCACGACTTCTATGAAG GAGTAAAAGCATTATTGATAGACAAGGGACGAAAACCTAACTGGAAACCAAGCACTTTGTCAGAAGTTACAGATGAATTTGTAGATGCACAGTTTGCTCCATTATCCTCAGGTGAAGAATTGAAACTGTAA
- the LOC126415281 gene encoding 3-hydroxyisobutyryl-CoA hydrolase, mitochondrial isoform X2 yields MQICTCTFPLRLSRKHNAIRKIALCLRRQMSSTSENDVIIESVNDKGVITLNRPKALNALNLSMIRKIFPTMKNWEKEKSLVIMKGTGEKAFCAGGDVRAVTEAGIKGTNLGRDFFREEYTLNSLIGTYHIPYVAFIDGITMGGGVGLSVHGHFRVATERTLFAMPETAIGLFPDVGGSYFLPRLGGKLGLYLALTGYRLKGLDVLKAGIATHFCDSGKLVDLLDSLLKCPGTQNAVEEVLNKFSKSSTSKTSEFSLTPYMSIIDSCFSAPTVEEILERLRAEGSEWSLKTIETLNNMSPTSLKVTKKQLEEGEGKSLLDCLKMEYRLAVHACEGHDFYEGVKALLIDKGRKPNWKPSTLSEVTDEFVDAQFAPLSSGEELKL; encoded by the exons ATCTGTACCTGCACTTTTCCCTTACGTCTCAGCAGGAAACACAATGCTATTCGTAAAATAGCATTGTGTCTGAGAAGACAGATGAGTTCTACAAGTGAAAATGATGTAATTATTGAATCTGTGAACGATAAAGGAGTCATAACACTTAATCGGCCTAAAGCATTAAATGCTCTTAATTTATCTATGATACGAAAAATATTTCCAACTATGAAAAATTGGGAGAAAGAGAAGAGCTTAGTGATAATGAAAGGAACTGGTGAAAAGGCATTTTGTGCTGGAGGTGACGTAAGAGCTGTAACTGAAGCTGGTATAAAAGGTACAAACCTGGGAAGGGACTTCTTTCGTGAAGAATATACACTTAATTCTCTTATTGGCACATATCATATACCCTATGTAGCATTTATAGATGGCATAACCATGGGTGGAGGCGTGGGACTTTCAGTCCATGGTCACTTTCGTGTAGCTACAGAGAGAACTCTTTTTGCAATGCCAGAGACCGCAATTGGATTATTTCCCGATGTGGGTGGCAGTTACTTTCTTCCTCGATTAGGTGGTAAGTTGGGTTTGTATCTTGCATTGACAGGATATAGACTGAAAGGACTAGATGTTTTGAAGGCAGGCATCGCAACTCATTTCTGTGATTCCGGTAAACTTGTTGACTTGCTGGATTCACTTTTAAAGTGTCCAGGCACTCAGAATGCAGTAGAggaggtattaaataagttttcaAAATCCAGCACGTCAAAGACATCTGAATTTAGTCTTACACCATACATGTCAATAATAGATTCCTGCTTCTCAGCACCAACAGTGGAGGAGATATTAGAAAGGTTAAGAGCTGAAGGTTCAGAGTGGTCTCTGAAAACAATAGAGACCTTAAATAATATGTCTCCAACTTCATTAAAAGTTACAAAAAAACAACTAGAAGAAGGAGAAGGCAAAAGTTTATTGGACTGTCTGAAGATGGAGTACAGACTTGCTGTTCATGCATGTGAGGGTCACGACTTCTATGAAG GAGTAAAAGCATTATTGATAGACAAGGGACGAAAACCTAACTGGAAACCAAGCACTTTGTCAGAAGTTACAGATGAATTTGTAGATGCACAGTTTGCTCCATTATCCTCAGGTGAAGAATTGAAACTGTAA